The DNA sequence ATGGATTTCCGGGGCTCCGGCCCTCTTTCTCTCGATAAGCTCTATAGATGTGTATCTATACTGACGAGCTGGAAACAGCGAAAGCTAATTAAGCCGTAAGGCGTATAGTGCAATTCCCGTAGCGACACTGACGTTAAAGGATTCTTTTTGACCTTCCATTGGAATTTCTATAAGGTCATCACAAGCATGCCGTAATTCATCTGTAATTCCTTCAACTTCTTCACCTAATAAAAGAACGGTTTTCTCGTGCGGACGGTAATCCGGAAGCATGATTGATGAGCCATCTTGTTC is a window from the Candidatus Saccharimonadales bacterium genome containing:
- a CDS encoding TrmH family RNA methyltransferase, with the translated sequence EQDGSSIMLPDYRPHEKTVLLLGEEVEGITDELRHACDDLIEIPMEGQKESFNVSVATGIALYALRLN